In the genome of Dromiciops gliroides isolate mDroGli1 chromosome 1, mDroGli1.pri, whole genome shotgun sequence, the window tttatttgtatcttttacAAAATGGTTTTATTGAAGCCTAGTGTTTTATCGATCACTTCTGAAtatgctcttcccctcccccaccatatGAACCTTCCCCCATGACAATGAAAAAATAgtttgataaaaccaaaacacaaaaattTGGTTTGATGGCATGTGACATTCCAAACCCATGGACCCTATGTGTATAAAGAAAGGACAGTGATACTCTAATAtctagctcttcaaatacttggagataACTACTGTGTCCCACATTCCTCCCCATAAATCTTCTCCAAACTCAATATTACTAATTCATTCAATTGCTAGCTCATTGCTATTTCTGGCAAGtggtgatcaatcaatcaatgactcaataagtatttgttaagcatttactatatgatAGGCTCTGGAAATAACAAGACATAAATGAAAGTCTTCATCCCTAAGGAgctacattctattggggagataATAAGTACTCCaatgtacaagataaatacaaggtaTTGGAGGAGGAAAAGACATTAGCAGCTGGaaatcaggaagggcttcctgtagaaggtagtcCTTGAATTGTTTTGAGGGGAACTAAAGACTCTAAGAGATTCTAactgaggagggagtacattccaggcatgaagaggCAGTCAGTACAAATTTACAGAGCTAGGAGTTGGAGTGTGATTGAATGAGCAAACTATGCAGGATTTTTTGGTTGGACCATAGAATGAATGACAAAGCCACCTTGGAATAATCAATCTCATCCTTAAGTATTGGGACTAGCAGCATAAATCATTAAATAAATGAGGCACCATTCATTTCAAAATTCTGTCTTGTCATTCATAAACCAACCATTTCAATTACCAGTCAGTTGGGCTagataaaattttacatttagaaTTCAATGAGATATTAAATTATCCAAGGCATGGGGATTTTGaagccttttaaaataaataatacatttttggtCATTTTAAGAATTTGGGGGTAGAAGGGTTATCCTAAACTTCCACTGCTTCTCATCACCCCACCtgctttaaaatcaaataagatctcaatcacatcaataacaaTTTACTTAGAATCTACTATACTTCAGTATAAGAAGTATCAGATATCCAATTCAATTaatacaacaaacatttcaaaagtacctactatgcaggACACTGAGCTAAGTACTCAggaagatcaaatataaatccctGTGTTTGGCATGGTATATAATTCCTTACTCTCTATATGATTATCAAGCATTTGTTGGTCCAGTCAAACTGTTGATCTTTGCTCATTGcactccatctcttgtctccatGTTTGCCCTGGCTTTCCCTTATGCCTCaaatatactccctcctcacctctgcctctgagaATCCCTCTTTTAATTCAAAGCTTAGTTCAACTCTACCTTCTTTCTACCAGAGGCTTTTCCAGATTCTTCCAAGTTCAATTCTCCACCCACCCCACACAGGTTTTAATGGATACATATTGTGCATATACTTCTTTGTGTGCATATTTTCCCCTagagaatgtaaactttttgaggacaaggactgtttcatttatcACTTTGTATCTTCGTAGCATAGAACAAAGTGGCCaacctatgttgttgttgttattcagttgtttcagttgtgtggggttttattattttaagctactactgtattttctaaaattaatCGCTATtgctatattttataaaattaaattgcTATGACTATCGCActagtttgggcagtaagcatattattattatattaatatattatatcgggacagctaggtggcgcagtagatagagcaccggccctggagtcaagagtacctgagttcaaatccggcctcagacacttaacacttactagctgtgtgaccctgggcaagtcacttaaccccaattgcctcactaaaaaatatatatatatattatatcagtaaaggattgaccacatagCAGTTAGCATGAGCAGACCTACAAAAGACCTACAAAGCCTACACTGTCCTAAGGAAGAGTAAACACCAAGAGAGCATGTCTTGAGACCCAGGCTCTGACATGGctaagggttttatcctcttttgatagaggtagaTCATTATATATGGAtcaaagctgattggttagtatcattcaattccattggttgacctgatttgagggtggtctaaaataaaataaactcttcagatgacatcaggaagaagaatgcaaaagacccttgCTGAAGGGAAAAGGTGAAGTCTGAGTATGatttgatcccatcagttcactgagctggACAAAAGAatgaatctccatttcttttattctccTGGATTTGTCCCAGGCAAAatttgctgaagttcctcaagaactggactttctgaaTCAAACtaatattacaggggcagctaggtggtgcagtagatagagcactggccctggattcaggagtacctgagttcaaatccagcctcagacacttaacacttactagctgtgtgaccctgggcaagtcacttaatcccaattgcctcactaaaaaaaaaaactaatattacaaatattttacaaagggTTCTTAACTATGGAATTTATGATGGTTAACAatgtaaaggagaaaatgaagaaaacaattgagCAATGCATTCACAAAACTATAGGGGCCCCGGGCAGGTGTCGTCCTCGGCCAGATGTGGCGCAGCCCGGGCCCTTCGCCAGGAGTGGTGGGCCCCGGGGAGGCCCTGCAGCAAGGGTGGCGGCGCAGCGTCAGCGCCTCGGAGCGCCCCCAGCTGCTGGAACTGCGGAGGCCAGGGGGCGACCGCGGGCGGAGATCGACTCTTCTGTCCCGCCTGTCGGGCTCTGCAACCGCCCAGCCCCGAGCCCCACTTCTTCCGCCTCATGGACTGCGCCCCGTCCTTCACAGTGGACGTCCAGAATCTGCAGCGCCGGTACCAGGAACTCCAGCGCCTGGTGCACCCCGATAACTTCAGCCAGAAGTCACAGACTGAAAGGGACTTCTCAGAACAGCATTCCACACTGGTGAATGAGGCCTACAAGACCCTGCGTACCCCAATGAGCCGAGGGCTCTATCTGCTGAAGCTCAGGGGCTTGGAGATCTCCGAGGGTACAGACACCAACGTGGACATGCAGTTTCTCGGAGAAATCATGCAAGTCAATGAGAAGCTTGAAGGAGCTGAGAGTCAGGCTGAAACCAGAGAGATTGAAGCCTTGGTCAAAGATAAGCAGAAAGAATTGACCGAAGAAGTGAGCCAAGCTTTCAAACAAGGTGATCTTCAGAAAGCCAAGGAACTTTTagggaaaatgaaatactttgtaaatttagaagaaaaagtgaaactaAAGAAGACACCCTCCTAACTGGGAATGGATGATGACTTTATACTGTCTTCGTTCCCATTAAATTattgtacagaaaaaaaaaaaaaaactataggggGCAGTCCCCTGTAATAGGTAGGtcttacagggggcagctaggtggcacagtggatagagcaccagccctggagtcaggagtacctgagttcaaatccggcctcagacacttaacactagctgtgtgaccctgggcaagtcacttaaccccaattgcctcactaaaaacaaaaaagacaaatagtgtatgcaaaaggggaaagggaggagaaaaaaggaaatgtccatttaagtctctgGAAGTCTCATTTCctacagatgattcttgggacatCATCTTGATGCTGCTCTGTATTCTGGTGTGATCTCAGGTGTGATTGCAGAGAAGTCTTTCCCAGGGTCTTTAGATGCTCTTCCTCAGCTGGAAAATCTCCTAtaaaatccaggcccagtgctttatgcactgcaccacctagctgccccctcagaattgatcttaacagaactttaaataacTGTCAATAACCAAATCAGATAATGAAAATTTGCTCAAACccttatgttttttttgttttttggttttttttggtgaggcaattggggttaagtgacttgcccagggtcacacagctagtaagtgttaagtgtctgaggccggatttgaactcaggtactcctgaatccagggccggtgctctatccactgcgccatctagctgcccctcaaaccctTATGTTTAAAGATATTTGAAGCCTTTTAGAGATTTTATTATAGGTTAGTTATccagttgttacatatgaaactcagatacaacaaaaaaattagaacccGGTTTTTTTATACTTAGCATGATTTCACAGTCATGTCTCTTTGTAACCCCGTTTGGGgtttcttttggcaaagatactggaatacaCCTCCTTCTCAATtctggggagacagagagggagaaataatAGCAACATTTCCCAACTTCTGTTTAAATTGGCAGGTTGGATCCCCAGAGAGCAGCTACTGCTACTCTCAGATAATATGGTAAAAGCAGTTAATACAAAACCTTCTCCTAAGAACCTGGGTCACTccttcccacaaatacacacagcatCCATGGGAGGAGTATGTTTAAACTTAGGCCATCATTGTAGTGAGGCACACATGTAAGAAATATATGTGACAAGGTTTAACTCACAGCACCTGctctggaagtccttttctctaTGTGGAGACCTCATACAGAGAGGTACAATCTCTCCATGACTAAGAGCTACACTTGGGTTCTGAATAATATAATGTAGCCTAGAGTTTATGGAACTGCTCAACACTGTCTGTGTCCATTCCCACTATAGTCTACCCTGGTAAGATAAAACCTGGaatattgttttcagttgtgggcaccacattttagaaagaccATGGACAAGCTTGTGTGCATCAAGAGAAGGGCATGAGGAATGGCAAGGAGACCAGAAACTATGCTATAGGATTAGTTGTTGTCATGGTTTAGttgattagtcatgtccaattctttgtgaccccatttgaggttttcttggcaaagatattagagtggtttgccatttccttctccagctcatgttataaatgagaaaactgtggcaaacagggttaagtgacttacccagagtcacacaactattaagtatctgatgccatatttgagctcaggtcctcctgactccagaccctgttttttatctactgtgccacctagctgcccatatgatcaattgttcaattcaattaaataaggaATTATTACATTTCTATGTTCTAGGGCACTGTGCTTggaactggggttacaaagataaaaataaattgttttcacCTTCAAGGCATTGAGTCAACAAGGGGCAAACaacaaatagctaacatttatatagcactttaaggtttgcaaaagtgcTTCACACATactatctcactggatcctcacaatagcACTATGCCAttgtgatctccattttacagatgaaaaaactgaggcacaaacttttttaaagtgacttgtccaggatcatacaggtagtaaacatctgagacaaaatttgaacgtGTCATTGTATCTTCAAGACCAGAGCTCTATCCCTAGTGCCAAATAGTGGCCAAACTAGCTGTACATAGGCaaacacaaaatataaataacCTAAATAATAAGCAATTCTGTGTGAGGAGAGCACTAAGTAGAGCAATCAAGGAAGTTATCTTCTTGGAGGGGCCATGCGGGTCACCTTGAAGGGAGTTTGGGCTTCTAAGACCCAAAAGTGAGTCAGGAGAGCAATCTAGGCCTTTGCAAAGACACAGACATGGGGGAGCAAGTAAACCAGTTTGACCGGATTATACTGTGAGAAGGAATCATGTCTAATCCTACAGCAAAGATAGGTTGGAAGTAGGCTGTAAAGAGCATTCATTGCAAAGCATAGGAAAATGACAAGATCTTCTTCAACAAATGAATGGCACAGTCAGGCCTCTGCTTTAGGGAATATTAGTTTGACACTGTGTAGAAAAGAGATTAGAGAATAGAGACCTGGAtacagggaaaccaattaggatgTGATTATAATAATCTCAGAGAAAGGGCTGGATTAAGGAAATTGTGTTAAGAATGGAAAAAGGGGTGCAGATGAAAGCGATATTGTTGAGGTCAAGTCAATGGAGACTTTAAAAATGACTAGTTTAAGGTAATGGGGATATCTGACAGAAAAGATTTAGGGAGGGCATAACAACTGTCTTGAGATAATTGAATGTCTGGGATGTGACAGAAGAATTAGACTTTCTGGTTTGGGTTTGTTGTGTTTGCTTTTTGTCTCTGTatggaaaaagaaaccaaatcaGCAGACATTTACTGTCTACTATATGTAAGGCATTGATGTAGGTGAGGTTGGCTAATATTAGCAGCAATGCAAAGGTAGTTAGGCAGATTTAAGctccatactctttttttttttttttttttggtgagacaatgggagttaagtgacttgcccagggtcatacagccagtaagtgttaagtgtctgaggccggatttgaactcaggtactcctgaatccaggactggtgctctatctactgcaccacctaactgcccctaagcTCCATACTCTTTATGGGGAAACTGTTTAGTGCTAGAACTGTCCAAAAAGTGGGATGCATTGCTCCAGAGGTGGTCAGTCACCCATTACTGCAGATCTTCCAAAAGTTTATCCTGAATGCTAGAAAGGAGTCTTGCTAAGATGCTCTGTCTTACCCTGTTAGAGCACATGACCTTGAAGGCTTTTCAAGCTTGGAAATTCTATCATTCTTGTTATGGAAACAAGAATATTGCatacaaattaagaaacaataGGTTGAAAATTATTCAAATATTCATATGCCAAGAAAAGGCTATAAGCTCCTTCATGTCAtggatcatttttgttttgtcttcatatctctaGCATCTAGCACATTGTCTTGCCCATAATCTAATAGACATAGATTGTAAGTCTTCAGAGGAAGAAAGATCATGGTGTGATCAACCTGGAAAGCAGGTGAGAGAAGACCataaagggatttaaatgccaaacagaggagtttgtatgtTATCCTAAAGGTCATAGGGAGCCAGTAAAGTTTACTGAACAaggaagtgatatggtcagacccaGGGGTGCTAGAGCCAGCTTGGACCAATTTATATAAGCCAATTGTGAGGATTGTACATCTTGGGAATTGGCACATGCTCAAAATCAGAACTTAATTTATTATcctgttgattatctagacttaagtaCATAATAAAGAATAAGACAAATTAATCTTAAAAGTGTACAACACATACTTTTCTCCCTAGAGAGGTGATTGttcaacatttaccagcacacccctggactCGGACCTAtgcctatgtttttgttttggggtttttggggggggtttgtggggcaatgggggttaagtgacttgcccagggtcacacagctagtaagtgtcaagtatctaaggccggatttgaactcaggtacttctgaatccagggctggtgctttatccactgcaccacctaggggcCCCTGTTtttgtaatattgttttaaatCCCTGGGTTGTCTTTgtagaagtgggatttgagctgcaTGTTGATTGAAGGGTAAACATATTTGGATAGgctagaaggaagaagaaagacagtCCGGCTAGATGGAATGGcttaaggaaaaatgaaagtcaAAAAATATTGAATGAAGGTGGGTAAGAAGAGAGGCATATTAGTAAGTAAATCAATGTGACAGAAGCAGTGTGTTTGTCTAGGGGAATAGTGACCTGTTAGGCTGGAGAGGTTGGGGCCATATTGAGGGGTTGTCCTGAGAACCACATTAAGGAAATATTCTTTGAAAGTTTGGGGTATTttgaataatttcctttttaaaatgtcttctatTCATGTTTAGACAATATGGGGAGATGCAAGCTTATCTTTGGAGATCTACCATCTGCTTTTTATTCATGGCTTTTCCATATTCTGGGGTGCCCTGCTACTTTTCTAGTGTGGAGCACCAAATGCCCTCCTGCTGTTCTCTTAGGTGTCATCTTTTGTAATACCTCATCTAGGTCTACCCACCCTGCACAAGGCCCTGTATTTCTAAATGACCCCTCCTTAATCTTTCATGCTCAAAG includes:
- the LOC122737009 gene encoding iron-sulfur cluster co-chaperone protein HscB-like, encoding MHSQNYRGPGQVSSSARCGAARALRQEWWAPGRPCSKGGGAASAPRSAPSCWNCGGQGATAGGDRLFCPACRALQPPSPEPHFFRLMDCAPSFTVDVQNLQRRYQELQRLVHPDNFSQKSQTERDFSEQHSTLVNEAYKTLRTPMSRGLYLLKLRGLEISEGTDTNVDMQFLGEIMQVNEKLEGAESQAETREIEALVKDKQKELTEEVSQAFKQGDLQKAKELLGKMKYFVNLEEKVKLKKTPS